TAAGggtcaaatgtgaccaaataataggtcaggagctaaatgacacaattttggataggtcagggtcaggggccaaatgatgCTTTAAGCCAttcttattttataaaaataatagtatTTTGTATTGAATTAAATGTTACTTGTTCCTTTTCATTAATTAGTTACTCGTTCCTTTTTTTACATCATAATATTAAGTATTGAATTAAATGTTTTGTGTGTAAATATTTGTGCATGGTATTTATAAGTATTGAATAAATTGTTGGATtgagtaaattattaattatatattacttGAGTAAATATATAGTGTTTTATTATAAGTGAGTCCtaaaaaaagaaagtaagagaGGGTTATAATGAGTTGTTAATTAtaagtgtattttttttttgttatatatgtGGCATTGAAAAGGAGTAAACTACTTATGCTCTTAATGATTCTGTTagcttttatttgatttattcCAAGGTAGAAAAAGGGAAAGAAAAGTCGCTTTTGAGAAGGTTGTATATATAGTAACTATGATGATTTGTCTTGGTATTCTTGTTTAACATTTCAGACATGAAGTATTTCTTTTTCGATTTCTCAATTCTTGTTGTTCGTATATAGCTTTATAGGTTGAGaataaaaatgacataaaaaattGTAGCTAACGATCAATATATAGAGGtccaaaaccatatatataggTAGTTGCAGAGGAAAGCATGTACTACTTTTCTACCTATCTAGTAGTACATAGATAAAGGTCAGAAGTTCCACATTACTATCTTCTTCTTATTaattacaaaacaaacaaagGTAGCAAAATGAAGATTATTATTGTTTGtgaaaagagagagagatgTCTGTCATcgtcttcttgcggcagtttcCCTTTGTGCATTGAAGTAAACAGCAGCGACAGGCAGTCCAAGTCCATTGTGCTCTGCGAAACTCCTTGTATTGAAACACTCTCTTGACGCAGGTGGCCTCACCGTTTGCCTTCCTTTCTGCTTAAACAATATGAACACGTAGCGATGGATACCAACTACTGGTTTTGGAATTTCATAGCTCACAATTTCTTTTCCTGCtttcaatcaaattaatttcatcAATCAACCAACCTCAACGTCCTGGGTTAAGAAAATGATGAAGATACAAATTTGTTTATATGGTTTTTGGAAGACGTTTCCAAACAAGACTAATTTTACTTCTACAAGAAGAAAGATTTAATCAAATAGTTTCAcagttatttaactgtcattaTAGTAAACATCATTTTATATaacactaaatattttatatatattaatgtttgtAATGTTTTATGTGACAGTGAAATAACAGTAAAAACAATTGGGACAAATTTAGACATTATCTgtctaaaaaaaacaaagaaactgACCAAAGGAAACATCAGTTGTGCCAGGAATAACTATATATCAGAAACTGCAAGAgaattaaaaatacattttggTAAGATAAGTTTGAGTAATACAAACCAATGGAGATGCTCTCTTAAGTAGGGATCACTGGGGCTTGGAGCATCTGGGTCTGTCATGATCTTCCATATGCCAAAAGCAaaacaaaagacagtatataaTTACTAGCATATATTATgttaaaaatgcaaaataaGTAATTATAAGACTTACAAGAGTATAACAAGTTCTCATGTCTGCACCACCAACCTCAACTCTAGGTTTAGCTGTAATAAAAGAAGGCATGAACTCACAGCCATTAGCAACTTGCTTGTTAGAGTTATAAATAACAGTCATTTTGACTGTTGGAGAGAAAATATCTACAACTTCTCCTATAATTCTTCCTACAATAAGTGGTTCCATGGCCCTTGACATTGAAACAAATTAGTTAataatgttttgttttgtttgtttgtttgttttcagGTTTTGGTTTGGTTTTATAGACAAAGAAAAAGGATATACAACATAGAAGAGGTTGTAGTAGTGGTTGGAGGATTGAGCTTTCAAAAGGATTCCAAAATGCATACTCatcatattattaaaaaaatgtatttcTATTTAAGGAAAATACAAGTAGGATCATTCTGAGTTGTCCTTATCATTCATTTTGAGTCTTTCCACTATTTTCTACTCCAATCATATATTCTCTACtgctttatttcttttaaaatcaCACTTTGATTTGCCCTCAATTTGTCGAAAACGCTTGATTgacctaaactttcaaagtgtcttaaTCGCTCtctcaatttgcataaaatgttcagttagccctctaaaatcaattgatcactcggatgcaaaaaaaaaaaaaataagttaaatatggaagatgtattgcacgcgtcttaaaagAAGTAAAACAATATACGGTTTTAATATTAGgaaagacaagttttatagctGAATAAGTAAtaacttcttttttaatatatttttgaattatataataatattctaagataTGTGagatacatcttccgcatttaatttaCAAAACCGAGTGATCGATTGAtgacattttacgcaagttcaaagAGTTGA
The DNA window shown above is from Euphorbia lathyris chromosome 1, ddEupLath1.1, whole genome shotgun sequence and carries:
- the LOC136224622 gene encoding CEN-like protein 1, giving the protein MSRAMEPLIVGRIIGEVVDIFSPTVKMTVIYNSNKQVANGCEFMPSFITAKPRVEVGGADMRTCYTLIMTDPDAPSPSDPYLREHLHWFVLLKLILPKFIPGTTDVSFGKEIVSYEIPKPVVGIHRYVFILFKQKGRQTVRPPASRECFNTRSFAEHNGLGLPVAAVYFNAQRETAARRR